In the Candidatus Electrothrix rattekaaiensis genome, one interval contains:
- a CDS encoding PAS domain S-box protein encodes MKIFKNTLFLTTFAFLFIFGQGIIIYRDSFSLILNRRQVAELVFFVALQTVLIGTLFFCYRKKRAAEKALLESEEIYRCILQNIIDPVFITDKDGNFTFVCLNVIHTLGFTEQEVRALGNISKLLGENVFDQQELENNGEILDIERIIQNKKGQKLTFLVTVKNVLIREGTLLFYTCHNITDRKRAEEKLRLHEKILSKSEKIGHLGSWHLDIKKNILTWSDENYRIFGYAPQAFGATYEAFLDAIHPDDRDMVDRMYTDAINTNTPYECVHRIVRPSGEVRVVLERSEDIVDENGESIYSFGLTQDITERKQKEDALLESEKKFRALFEQAGGYCMILDPDTPDGIPLIIDANKAACLMHGYKREEFVGRPVADIDDEDGRRLVQERTVEIMKGKPFYVENVHVRKDGTMFHVAVNAQRIDIGNGKTVILTTEYDITERKKAEINLLESERKYRNLLESTSTVPWELDLECGEFSYMGRQIEKLLGYPTESWMDVNVWAERLHPDDREQAVQFCTVETQKGNDHDFIYRAVHKDGSHRWIRDIVSVVMGEKGPEKLVGFMHDITEPKELAAEKEKLEERWVQTQKLEAVGTLAGGIAHDFNNILCIILGYADLAKINAPPGSDFSQNLEEITNAGNRARDLIKQILTFSRKAKVEKKVVDPRPVIKETLKMLRATLPTIIAMKEDLALDCGTMYVDPTQIHQIVLNLGTNAFHAMEENGGLLTVQLKKADIIPDELYEEAEKNDFIELSVSDSGSGIAPSIIDNIFDPFFTTKELGKGTGMGLSTAYGIVKDSGGTITVDSLPGRGTTFRLYFPKCRQPSVVEDFNEADSSVGNEKILFIDDEESLVELWKRVLEGLGYHVTAYQSSLDALSAFEKSPTDYDIVITDQNMPGMTGFDLSRRMLEVRPNLPIILCTGYSSTVDPLKVRAIGIKEFTLKPLTKGVMSNLIRKVLDVNFE; translated from the coding sequence ATGAAAATATTTAAAAACACATTGTTTTTGACGACCTTCGCCTTTCTCTTTATTTTTGGTCAAGGCATAATAATCTATAGAGATTCCTTCAGCCTCATTCTGAATAGACGGCAGGTTGCCGAGCTTGTTTTTTTCGTTGCGCTACAGACAGTACTGATCGGCACCCTGTTTTTTTGTTATAGAAAAAAGAGAGCGGCGGAAAAGGCCCTGCTGGAATCAGAGGAGATTTATCGCTGTATTCTTCAAAATATAATTGATCCTGTTTTTATCACCGATAAGGATGGAAATTTCACGTTTGTCTGCCTGAATGTAATACATACGTTGGGGTTCACAGAGCAGGAAGTCCGAGCACTGGGAAATATTTCAAAGCTCTTGGGTGAGAATGTTTTTGACCAACAGGAGCTGGAGAATAATGGTGAAATTTTGGATATTGAGAGAATAATCCAAAATAAAAAGGGGCAAAAACTTACATTTCTTGTCACTGTCAAAAATGTCCTCATACGAGAGGGGACGCTGCTCTTCTATACTTGCCATAATATTACTGATCGCAAGCGAGCTGAGGAAAAGTTGCGCCTGCATGAAAAAATATTAAGCAAGTCGGAGAAAATTGGTCACTTAGGGAGCTGGCACTTAGATATTAAAAAAAATATTTTAACATGGTCGGATGAAAATTATCGGATCTTTGGTTATGCTCCACAGGCGTTCGGGGCGACTTATGAGGCTTTTCTTGATGCTATTCATCCCGATGACCGAGATATGGTGGATAGAATGTATACCGATGCCATAAATACTAATACCCCATACGAGTGTGTCCACAGGATTGTGAGACCGAGTGGCGAGGTAAGAGTCGTTTTGGAAAGATCGGAAGATATTGTCGATGAAAACGGAGAGAGCATTTATTCCTTCGGTCTTACTCAAGATATAACTGAACGCAAGCAGAAAGAGGATGCCCTACTGGAAAGCGAGAAAAAATTTCGAGCTCTTTTTGAACAGGCAGGTGGCTATTGCATGATCCTTGATCCTGATACCCCTGATGGTATCCCGTTGATTATTGATGCAAATAAAGCGGCATGTTTAATGCATGGGTACAAACGGGAGGAGTTTGTCGGTCGACCAGTTGCCGATATTGATGATGAAGATGGAAGGCGTTTGGTTCAAGAGAGAACCGTTGAAATCATGAAGGGAAAACCGTTTTATGTTGAGAATGTACATGTTCGCAAAGACGGTACAATGTTTCATGTGGCTGTAAATGCGCAACGGATTGATATAGGAAATGGAAAAACAGTTATTCTCACAACGGAATATGACATCACCGAACGGAAAAAAGCGGAAATCAATCTCCTGGAAAGTGAAAGAAAATACCGAAATCTTCTTGAATCGACTTCCACGGTGCCCTGGGAACTCGATCTTGAATGTGGGGAATTCAGCTATATGGGGCGTCAGATTGAAAAGCTGTTAGGGTATCCGACTGAATCATGGATGGATGTGAACGTATGGGCAGAACGCCTTCATCCTGACGATAGAGAACAGGCTGTCCAGTTTTGCACTGTTGAGACCCAAAAGGGCAATGATCACGATTTTATTTACCGGGCTGTCCACAAAGATGGTTCTCACCGATGGATCAGAGACATTGTCTCTGTGGTGATGGGCGAAAAAGGCCCGGAAAAACTTGTTGGCTTTATGCATGATATAACAGAACCCAAGGAACTCGCTGCGGAAAAAGAAAAACTTGAAGAACGGTGGGTCCAAACACAAAAACTTGAAGCCGTTGGAACCTTGGCTGGCGGCATTGCGCATGATTTCAATAATATCCTTTGCATCATATTAGGATATGCTGATTTGGCTAAAATTAATGCCCCGCCGGGTTCGGATTTTTCTCAAAATCTGGAAGAAATCACCAATGCTGGCAACCGTGCAAGGGATCTTATTAAGCAGATACTCACCTTTAGCCGGAAGGCGAAAGTGGAAAAAAAAGTTGTAGACCCCCGACCCGTGATCAAGGAAACATTGAAGATGCTTCGGGCCACACTGCCGACAATAATTGCAATGAAGGAGGATCTTGCGCTCGATTGCGGAACAATGTACGTCGATCCTACACAGATTCATCAGATTGTGCTGAATTTAGGCACAAATGCCTTTCATGCCATGGAAGAAAACGGAGGCTTGCTCACGGTTCAACTGAAAAAAGCCGATATCATACCTGATGAGCTGTATGAAGAGGCTGAGAAAAATGATTTTATCGAGCTCTCTGTCAGTGATTCGGGAAGCGGAATTGCTCCCTCTATAATTGACAATATTTTCGATCCGTTTTTCACCACTAAAGAGCTTGGTAAAGGCACAGGGATGGGGTTGTCGACCGCTTATGGGATTGTTAAAGATTCCGGCGGAACGATTACGGTCGACAGCCTGCCGGGCCGGGGCACCACCTTCCGATTATATTTCCCCAAATGTCGACAGCCGTCGGTTGTGGAAGATTTTAATGAAGCAGATTCCTCGGTCGGAAATGAGAAAATACTTTTTATTGATGATGAAGAGAGCCTAGTGGAATTGTGGAAGAGAGTTCTTGAAGGCCTTGGTTATCATGTGACCGCTTATCAAAGCAGCCTTGATGCCCTTTCAGCCTTTGAGAAAAGTCCGACCGATTATGATATTGTTATCACAGATCAAAATATGCCAGGAATGACCGGGTTTGATCTTTCCCGCCGAATGCTCGAAGTAAGGCCGAACCTGCCCATCATCCTTTGCACCGGATATAGTTCCACTGTTGATCCGCTGAAAGTAAGGGCAATCGGAATTAAAGAATTTACGCTCAAGCCCCTTACGAAAGGAGTGATGTCGAATCTGATCAGAAAGGTGCTGGATGTAAATTTTGAATAA
- a CDS encoding Fic family protein yields the protein MAKKYIWQYPSWPNLQWDEQALAPLITQCRKKQHFLLGAVSVLGFDLRLQAQGIILEKEVIETSAIEGEQLDPEGVRSSVANKLGLAAAGSRPADRKTDATVDVLLDAAKHFNTALSEERLKGWHAALFPDGYSGFHRIVTGNWRQQEMEIVSGPEGRQQVHYKAPPPETVSEEITSFLHWLNDQTSFPAAMDGLIRAGLAHYRFVAIHPFDDGNGRIARALTDMALAQDENSATRFYSLSNRIMQDRDAYYAVLEQCSNGSGDVTPWLEWFLQSFQQAVISSQQLINRVLVKAGFWQEFAGIELNSRQKKVINTLLDAGKGNFEGYLAARKYRSLAKTTKATASRDLEDLIKKGILKRLEGGGRSSKYDLSWECFEPHHVMEER from the coding sequence ATGGCAAAAAAATACATCTGGCAATATCCATCTTGGCCGAACCTGCAATGGGACGAGCAGGCCCTTGCCCCCCTTATCACCCAATGCAGAAAGAAACAGCATTTCCTGCTCGGTGCGGTCTCTGTGCTGGGTTTTGATTTGCGACTTCAAGCCCAGGGGATTATTCTTGAAAAAGAAGTCATCGAAACCTCAGCCATCGAAGGGGAACAGCTTGACCCGGAAGGCGTTCGTTCTTCCGTGGCCAATAAGCTGGGACTGGCAGCGGCAGGCTCCCGACCGGCAGATCGGAAAACCGACGCAACAGTGGATGTCCTCCTGGATGCTGCCAAGCATTTCAACACGGCCCTTTCCGAAGAACGCCTCAAAGGCTGGCACGCCGCCCTCTTCCCAGACGGATATTCTGGGTTTCATCGCATAGTCACCGGCAATTGGCGGCAACAGGAAATGGAAATCGTTTCCGGGCCAGAAGGTCGGCAACAGGTGCATTATAAGGCACCGCCGCCTGAGACTGTCTCGGAAGAGATCACCTCCTTTCTCCATTGGCTGAACGACCAGACCTCATTTCCAGCCGCAATGGACGGACTTATTCGTGCCGGGCTTGCCCATTACCGCTTTGTTGCTATCCATCCTTTTGATGACGGTAATGGCCGGATCGCCAGAGCACTCACGGACATGGCCTTGGCCCAGGACGAAAACAGCGCGACCCGCTTTTACAGTCTTTCCAATCGAATCATGCAGGACCGAGATGCCTATTATGCGGTGTTAGAGCAATGTTCCAATGGCTCAGGAGATGTCACGCCCTGGTTGGAATGGTTTTTACAGAGCTTTCAGCAGGCAGTAATCAGTTCTCAACAGCTCATCAACCGTGTTCTGGTCAAAGCGGGCTTCTGGCAGGAATTTGCCGGAATAGAGCTGAACTCGCGCCAAAAAAAAGTCATCAACACCCTGCTGGATGCGGGCAAGGGTAATTTTGAAGGATATTTAGCCGCGCGAAAATATCGTTCCCTGGCAAAAACAACCAAGGCCACTGCTTCGCGTGATCTGGAAGATCTGATCAAAAAGGGTATCCTCAAACGCCTGGAAGGGGGTGGAAGAAGCAGCAAATACGATCTTAGCTGGGAATGCTTCGAACCGCACCATGTTATGGAAGAAAGATGA
- a CDS encoding FRG domain-containing protein — translation MGSNGMITQIKSINDLLSIIKEHQEEFNSSSNSQSKGPSWYKYNANLWFRGQADSSFNLEPQVERKAFIETARLAGDSPLAYEKTIYKKLLAQGAHLIPENLNQIEVYFLSQHYGLPTRLLDWSRNPLAAFFFSVISHKEKDGSIYMYFSRADIPGHEENDIVSQNDDKVTSLLGFLTEDNIIFDVPECTCYPLKIEPNAQAGRIVNQVSCFTLHHPNSTVNLDNLVGSQIRKYTIPAQDKPQIINDLQMLGVSWGNLFPDLENMVKDIKRQAYIE, via the coding sequence ATGGGATCAAACGGAATGATTACTCAGATAAAATCAATTAACGATCTGTTATCTATCATAAAAGAGCATCAAGAAGAATTTAATTCAAGCAGTAATAGTCAATCGAAAGGACCATCATGGTATAAATATAACGCAAATTTATGGTTTAGAGGGCAAGCAGATAGTAGTTTTAATTTAGAGCCACAAGTTGAACGAAAGGCCTTTATTGAGACAGCAAGATTAGCAGGTGATTCACCGTTAGCTTACGAAAAAACAATTTATAAAAAACTGTTAGCGCAAGGGGCACATCTAATTCCTGAGAATTTAAATCAAATAGAAGTGTATTTTTTGTCGCAGCATTATGGCCTGCCAACGAGATTGCTTGATTGGTCTAGAAATCCTCTAGCCGCTTTTTTCTTTAGCGTAATAAGCCATAAAGAGAAAGATGGTTCTATTTATATGTATTTTTCAAGGGCGGATATTCCGGGGCATGAAGAGAATGATATTGTCAGTCAGAATGACGATAAAGTTACATCATTGCTTGGGTTCTTAACAGAAGATAATATTATTTTTGATGTTCCAGAATGCACATGCTATCCACTTAAAATTGAACCAAATGCGCAGGCAGGTAGAATCGTTAATCAGGTGTCTTGCTTTACACTTCATCACCCAAATTCGACAGTTAATCTTGACAACTTAGTTGGTTCCCAGATTCGCAAATATACAATTCCGGCTCAAGATAAACCGCAAATTATAAATGATTTACAAATGTTGGGTGTTAGCTGGGGGAATTTATTTCCAGATTTAGAGAATATGGTAAAAGATATAAAGAGACAAGCTTATATAGAGTAG
- a CDS encoding shikimate kinase, with amino-acid sequence MKTNIILIGMPGAGKSTVGPLLAQSISRDFLDTDLLIQASQQRALQDIVNTDGQAALRLIEEEVLLSLALHNHHNYVIATGGSAVYSEQGMMHLKADGIALFLDTDLATLESRIDDFATRGLVKRADQTFAQLFDERLPLYRKYADITINCTGLSPKEVCARIVAELESDNT; translated from the coding sequence TTGAAAACAAACATTATTTTAATCGGGATGCCGGGCGCAGGCAAGAGTACTGTCGGCCCGCTCCTCGCCCAAAGTATATCTCGCGACTTCCTGGATACAGACCTGCTTATTCAGGCGTCACAACAACGGGCATTGCAGGATATTGTAAATACAGATGGACAGGCGGCCCTCCGGCTGATTGAAGAAGAGGTTCTGCTCAGTCTTGCTCTCCATAACCACCATAATTACGTCATTGCCACAGGAGGCAGCGCGGTCTACAGCGAACAAGGCATGATGCATCTCAAAGCAGACGGTATCGCTCTTTTTCTTGATACGGATCTCGCCACGCTGGAGTCGAGGATTGATGATTTCGCCACCCGAGGTCTCGTCAAGCGAGCTGACCAGACTTTTGCGCAACTGTTTGACGAGCGCCTTCCGCTGTACAGGAAGTATGCGGATATTACGATCAACTGCACTGGACTGAGCCCAAAAGAGGTTTGTGCGAGGATTGTTGCCGAATTGGAGAGCGACAATACATGA
- a CDS encoding TrkA family potassium uptake protein, translating into MMKLQIGIIGLGKFGLKLGKTLVDLGHEVLGVETNPEKVKNAQHVLTQVYQVDAMSREALEQIRIQDLHHVLVSVGDSIAASVMISMFLKELGVAKVWVKAIHQDHEKLLQKIGVDEVVIPEFMAAKQIASRIAMPGFLDYLPFDESMAVKEFTIKDWEGKTLLELNLTNTFGIQVIAVRRNGNKGYQYIPKANETFHEGDNFVAIGEVSQLDRVVP; encoded by the coding sequence ATGATGAAATTACAAATAGGTATTATCGGATTAGGAAAATTCGGCCTCAAACTGGGAAAAACCCTGGTTGATCTCGGTCACGAGGTTCTGGGAGTGGAGACAAATCCTGAAAAGGTAAAAAATGCCCAGCATGTCCTGACCCAGGTCTATCAGGTCGATGCCATGAGCCGAGAGGCTCTGGAGCAGATACGTATCCAGGATCTTCATCATGTGCTGGTCAGCGTAGGCGATTCTATTGCCGCCAGTGTGATGATTTCCATGTTCCTGAAGGAGCTGGGTGTGGCCAAGGTCTGGGTCAAGGCCATTCATCAGGACCATGAAAAACTGCTCCAGAAAATAGGCGTGGATGAGGTGGTGATCCCGGAATTCATGGCAGCAAAGCAGATCGCCAGTCGCATCGCCATGCCCGGCTTTCTTGATTATCTCCCTTTTGACGAATCTATGGCGGTGAAAGAATTCACCATTAAGGATTGGGAAGGCAAAACTCTCCTGGAATTAAATTTGACCAACACCTTTGGTATTCAGGTCATTGCAGTACGGAGAAACGGCAACAAGGGGTATCAATATATACCAAAGGCCAATGAAACCTTTCATGAAGGGGATAATTTTGTGGCCATCGGGGAGGTTTCTCAACTGGATAGGGTGGTGCCTTGA
- a CDS encoding potassium transporter TrkG, which produces MKKIHPLYLNTGMNNSFRNKIRNFFAPISLPVFFFLGAIIVGACLLHSPFSCNGPAISWLDALFTATSAVCVTGLAVADTGQEFTRAGQSVILLLIQMGGLGIMTFSSLTFFLWKKRVSLTDRIAVGQSLLHNSGFHLGRFLVQIVTVTLVIEFFGALLLFFADPEGFSPFSALFHAISAFCNAGFSLHSDSLVGYKSDWLVNLTIILLILLGGIGFAVLVEGKDILLARFKNSKQKIEKSWHFTVVLQTSLFLILAGWLYIYCAEFLGAKGDISCHEAVLTSLFQSVTCRTAGFNSLDLASMTNASLVFMIFLMFVGGAPGSCAGGTKVTTFRILAAFIKAQISGRDQAVIGRYAVDRESVNKALTLLFFSLALIFFCLIALDFTEGGNVPHNQVRGQFLEILFETVSAFGTAGLSTGLTSKLSPPGKVIIMFLMFVGRLGPLVLLSSIQSMRTKILFSKPEETLAVG; this is translated from the coding sequence TTGAAAAAAATACATCCTTTGTACCTCAACACCGGAATGAATAATAGCTTTCGCAATAAAATCAGAAACTTTTTCGCACCCATCTCGCTACCAGTTTTTTTCTTTTTAGGAGCGATCATTGTCGGAGCATGTCTTCTGCACAGTCCCTTTAGCTGCAACGGGCCAGCCATCTCCTGGCTGGACGCCCTGTTCACCGCCACCTCAGCGGTCTGTGTCACCGGACTGGCAGTGGCTGATACCGGCCAGGAATTCACCCGTGCCGGTCAATCTGTGATTCTGTTGCTTATCCAGATGGGCGGCCTAGGCATCATGACCTTTTCCAGCCTGACCTTTTTTCTTTGGAAAAAGCGCGTCTCCCTGACTGATCGTATTGCAGTGGGCCAGAGCCTGCTCCATAATTCCGGGTTTCATCTGGGACGATTCCTTGTCCAAATCGTGACCGTGACCTTGGTGATTGAGTTCTTCGGTGCCCTGCTCCTCTTTTTTGCAGACCCTGAAGGATTCTCACCCTTTTCAGCCCTTTTTCATGCTATTTCCGCCTTTTGCAATGCAGGTTTTTCTCTACACAGCGACAGCTTAGTCGGATATAAAAGCGATTGGCTGGTCAACCTGACCATTATTCTCCTTATCCTGCTCGGCGGGATCGGCTTTGCCGTGCTTGTCGAGGGCAAGGATATCCTGCTGGCCCGGTTCAAAAATTCCAAACAGAAAATAGAGAAGAGCTGGCATTTTACGGTGGTGCTGCAAACTTCTCTTTTTCTTATCTTGGCTGGCTGGCTCTATATTTATTGTGCAGAGTTTCTTGGAGCCAAGGGAGATATCAGCTGCCATGAAGCTGTCCTGACCTCGCTCTTTCAATCAGTCACTTGCCGGACAGCTGGCTTTAACTCCCTGGATCTGGCAAGCATGACCAATGCCTCGCTGGTCTTTATGATCTTCCTCATGTTTGTCGGCGGCGCACCGGGTTCCTGCGCAGGCGGAACCAAGGTCACCACCTTCCGCATCCTTGCCGCTTTTATTAAAGCCCAGATCTCAGGCCGGGACCAAGCCGTGATCGGCAGATACGCTGTTGATCGGGAATCCGTGAACAAAGCCCTGACCCTGCTCTTCTTTTCCCTGGCCCTCATCTTTTTCTGCCTGATCGCCTTGGATTTCACTGAAGGGGGCAATGTCCCCCATAATCAGGTACGCGGCCAATTTCTTGAAATTCTCTTTGAAACCGTCTCGGCCTTCGGTACAGCAGGCTTGAGCACCGGTTTAACCTCTAAGCTTTCTCCTCCGGGCAAAGTGATCATTATGTTCCTCATGTTTGTCGGCCGGCTGGGTCCCCTTGTCCTGTTGAGTTCCATTCAATCTATGCGAACAAAAATTCTTTTTTCCAAGCCCGAAGAAACGCTTGCAGTGGGCTAA
- a CDS encoding MarR family transcriptional regulator, producing MTTKVMKIGIISKENYIKRTLAIAKGTYKPRKDEPKVWFESTKSMSQVLSNENQELLRVIIANNPHSITELEEITKRKKSNLSRTLKTLEKYGIVELKKMKGKIIPKVKATDFRVEFGLHYSCPAS from the coding sequence ATGACAACCAAGGTTATGAAAATAGGAATAATATCAAAAGAGAACTATATCAAGAGAACTCTAGCGATAGCAAAGGGTACCTATAAACCAAGAAAGGATGAACCTAAGGTTTGGTTTGAATCCACAAAATCTATGTCTCAGGTTTTGAGTAATGAAAATCAGGAACTCCTGCGGGTTATTATTGCGAATAATCCCCATTCTATTACTGAACTTGAAGAGATAACAAAGAGAAAAAAATCGAATCTTTCCCGCACACTCAAAACTCTGGAGAAGTATGGAATTGTAGAGTTAAAAAAGATGAAGGGTAAAATTATACCTAAAGTCAAAGCAACTGATTTCAGGGTTGAATTTGGCCTTCATTATAGTTGTCCTGCCTCCTGA
- a CDS encoding ATP-binding cassette domain-containing protein, with product MINVEHLTRKYGDFTAVDDVSFAIGQGEIVGLLGHNGAGKTTIMKMMTGYLEPTKGNITVDGLDVGRDRRKIQKKIGYLPENCPVYPEMTVLEYLEYSAALHGVTKQDRPALIRKAVARTALEAKATKQLATLSRGYRQRTGVAQAILHQPDILILDEPTNGLDPTQIQHMRTLIRELAETSTVIISTHILQEVQAICDRVIIIKDGAMALDAQVDGLQQSSKLLINTDAEADSALELFQSFAQVSSAEAVREQQFELKLNTDADSKATAAALAKGIHEKDWQLFAMHFESRNLETVFAEISERGGAVS from the coding sequence ATGATTAACGTTGAACACCTCACTAGAAAGTACGGAGACTTTACAGCAGTCGATGATGTTTCGTTTGCAATCGGCCAAGGCGAGATTGTCGGTCTGCTGGGTCATAACGGTGCTGGCAAGACCACCATCATGAAAATGATGACCGGGTATCTTGAGCCGACAAAGGGGAATATCACCGTCGACGGACTGGATGTCGGCAGAGATCGCCGTAAGATCCAGAAAAAAATCGGTTATCTCCCGGAAAATTGCCCGGTCTATCCTGAGATGACCGTGTTGGAGTACCTGGAGTACAGTGCTGCCCTGCACGGGGTTACCAAGCAGGATCGACCGGCCTTGATCCGAAAGGCTGTGGCCCGAACAGCCTTAGAAGCAAAGGCGACTAAACAGCTTGCCACCCTCTCCCGAGGCTACCGGCAACGGACCGGTGTGGCCCAGGCCATTCTTCATCAGCCGGATATTCTGATTCTGGATGAGCCGACCAACGGACTTGATCCTACCCAGATTCAGCATATGCGGACCCTGATCAGGGAATTGGCTGAAACCTCTACCGTCATTATTTCCACCCATATCCTCCAGGAGGTCCAGGCGATCTGTGACCGGGTGATTATCATCAAGGACGGTGCTATGGCCCTGGATGCACAGGTGGACGGCTTGCAACAGAGTTCAAAATTACTTATCAATACGGATGCCGAGGCTGATTCCGCACTGGAGCTGTTTCAGTCCTTTGCTCAGGTTTCCTCTGCCGAAGCCGTCAGAGAGCAGCAGTTTGAGCTGAAATTGAATACAGATGCAGACAGCAAGGCAACCGCAGCGGCTCTGGCCAAGGGTATCCATGAAAAGGACTGGCAGCTCTTTGCCATGCATTTTGAGTCCCGCAATTTGGAAACGGTCTTTGCCGAGATCAGTGAGAGAGGAGGTGCTGTATCATGA